The following are from one region of the Bdellovibrionales bacterium genome:
- a CDS encoding nucleotidyltransferase family protein has translation MPPSGSVCQFLLQALNQDPITHLLSTEEEAQLQHLVNEHKIEGYILPYRHQLKSPRLIAHLEAVVKKNTLQNLILKQNWMEIQKECEKINITPSGFKGIDLIQWLVSPGSRPLTDIDVYVEPQYFSDVSKVLQRLNYQAVDESKWFANAHKSTFKSIEGLIETTVEVHTQLFYNQAVSTQWRFENRSHGSSLVPADQVIYLSYHLAHQHTFLKLFWLMDLVRLTQSHPNVWNEELFLRAKSLGAFQAVMSVAYVLNCFFKSGIHLPPAKIKARPCLTWEFLVSPEAYRWRYYTAKHLLKDSFAESLTYDLGWVKHRWSGLLSPKSIDRT, from the coding sequence ATGCCCCCTTCAGGCTCTGTCTGTCAATTTTTACTTCAAGCTTTAAATCAGGACCCAATCACTCACCTCCTGTCTACGGAAGAAGAAGCCCAACTGCAACACCTGGTGAATGAACATAAGATCGAAGGCTACATTCTCCCCTATCGTCACCAACTCAAGTCCCCGCGACTCATCGCTCACCTTGAAGCCGTCGTCAAAAAAAACACTCTACAGAATTTGATTCTCAAACAAAACTGGATGGAAATTCAAAAGGAATGCGAAAAAATCAACATCACTCCGTCGGGTTTCAAGGGCATTGATCTCATTCAGTGGCTTGTATCTCCTGGATCTCGACCCCTGACCGATATTGACGTGTATGTTGAACCTCAGTATTTCTCCGACGTCTCAAAAGTTCTGCAACGACTCAATTACCAAGCCGTTGATGAGTCGAAGTGGTTTGCTAACGCTCACAAATCGACTTTTAAGTCGATAGAAGGACTTATTGAGACGACCGTGGAAGTTCATACTCAACTCTTTTACAATCAAGCAGTTTCGACCCAGTGGCGATTTGAGAATCGTTCTCACGGTTCATCTTTAGTTCCCGCAGATCAGGTTATATATTTGTCCTATCACCTGGCGCACCAACACACCTTCCTTAAATTGTTCTGGCTTATGGATCTTGTTCGATTGACCCAAAGTCATCCGAATGTTTGGAACGAAGAGCTTTTTCTTCGAGCGAAATCGTTAGGGGCTTTTCAAGCGGTTATGAGTGTTGCTTACGTCTTAAACTGTTTCTTCAAATCGGGAATTCATCTCCCGCCGGCGAAAATTAAGGCTCGACCGTGCCTGACTTGGGAATTTTTAGTCTCTCCAGAGGCGTATCGTTGGCGATACTATACGGCAAAACATTTGCTGAAAGACTCTTTTGCTGAAAGTCTCACCTATGATCTAGGATGGGTAAAACACCGCTGGAGTGGACTATTGTCGCCAAAATCGATTGATCGAACCTAA
- a CDS encoding S24/S26 family peptidase, whose translation MTPIPLSGSSMFPYLRSGDQLLVDMFEKPRALSDQDQIGEIFLYRCPNGEWVCHRFLGQTKNNYFFKGDWTYQLEIYNNIEVWGKIQGKIQNGKISRFEKFWALSVFCFLQRQMRLSQWRPVRGLSRIGVYFLGSINRFWRQ comes from the coding sequence ATGACGCCGATCCCTCTCAGTGGCAGTAGTATGTTCCCGTATCTTCGCTCGGGCGATCAGCTTCTAGTGGATATGTTTGAAAAACCCCGAGCTCTTTCGGATCAGGATCAAATCGGAGAGATTTTTCTGTACCGTTGCCCTAACGGGGAGTGGGTGTGCCATCGTTTCCTAGGTCAGACCAAGAATAATTATTTTTTTAAAGGAGATTGGACCTACCAGCTAGAGATTTATAACAACATCGAAGTCTGGGGTAAGATCCAAGGAAAAATTCAAAACGGAAAAATTTCGCGCTTTGAAAAATTTTGGGCGCTTTCTGTTTTTTGTTTTTTACAAAGACAAATGCGGCTGTCTCAATGGCGTCCGGTTCGAGGACTTAGTCGCATCGGCGTCTACTTTTTAGGTTCGATCAATCGATTTTGGCGACAATAG
- a CDS encoding radical SAM protein, with product MSLEKATLLDKFRVLSSQKWIPLQASLELTNRCNERCTHCYLESFEDDAQRVLKLDDWLHILEELRTAGTLFLILMGGEAMLSPYFWPIMERSSQLGFHTSMITNGLKINSLETAQRLKDLGMNNVTLSLYSHSPEIHDRMTKVRGSHAKTVRAIEFCREAGLDISLNALLTKENIDTIFELEDWCVNRNYNLKMDPMITPKLNGDSSPKLMRASREQLKYFFSEKARRWEKGLPQPNPETGDNYVCNAGKGKCAVTAYGELLPCIEIREPLGNLTQSPFAELWHASQVDRWRHMKNKDLKNISDDLISFCDHCPGMAKNEGGDATAVGCFTKTLAEVKKEVFEAST from the coding sequence ATGTCTTTAGAAAAAGCCACATTGCTCGATAAGTTTCGTGTTCTGAGCAGTCAAAAGTGGATCCCCTTACAGGCCTCGCTCGAGTTGACCAATCGTTGCAACGAGAGATGCACGCATTGTTATCTTGAGTCTTTCGAGGACGATGCTCAGCGAGTGTTAAAATTAGACGACTGGCTGCATATTCTTGAAGAATTAAGAACTGCGGGAACATTGTTTTTGATCCTGATGGGGGGCGAAGCGATGCTGAGTCCTTACTTTTGGCCCATCATGGAGCGATCCAGCCAGCTCGGGTTTCACACCTCGATGATTACGAATGGGCTAAAAATTAATTCCCTGGAGACGGCACAAAGGCTTAAAGATCTAGGAATGAACAATGTCACTTTGAGTCTCTACAGCCATTCCCCGGAAATTCACGATCGCATGACAAAAGTTCGAGGCTCTCACGCAAAGACCGTTCGAGCGATCGAATTTTGTCGCGAAGCGGGCTTAGATATCTCGTTAAATGCTCTCCTGACCAAAGAAAACATAGACACCATTTTTGAATTAGAAGATTGGTGTGTGAATCGTAACTACAATCTTAAGATGGACCCCATGATTACCCCTAAGCTGAATGGCGATAGTTCGCCAAAGTTAATGCGGGCCAGTCGAGAGCAGTTAAAATATTTTTTTAGTGAGAAAGCGCGGCGCTGGGAAAAAGGATTGCCTCAACCCAATCCCGAAACGGGTGACAACTATGTTTGTAATGCCGGCAAAGGTAAGTGTGCCGTGACGGCCTATGGAGAGCTTCTGCCTTGCATTGAAATCCGTGAGCCCCTCGGCAACCTCACTCAGTCTCCCTTTGCAGAACTATGGCATGCGTCTCAAGTGGATCGATGGCGTCACATGAAAAACAAGGATCTTAAAAATATTTCCGACGATCTCATTTCTTTTTGTGATCATTGCCCCGGTATGGCTAAAAACGAGGGTGGAGATGCGACCGCCGTGGGATGTTTTACAAAAACATTAGCCGAAGTTAAAAAAGAAGTTTTTGAAGCGAGCACGTAA
- a CDS encoding PqqD family protein translates to MSIYRRKEKLPWQRIDDQVIIIHPKNQKVHELNEVASFVWQKLDGQVQLSEIITTVFDEFEDVPTSVHMEIEQLMSDFQKEGLVECL, encoded by the coding sequence ATGAGTATTTATCGACGCAAAGAAAAGTTGCCGTGGCAGCGAATCGATGATCAGGTGATTATTATCCATCCCAAAAATCAGAAAGTTCACGAGCTGAATGAAGTGGCGTCTTTTGTGTGGCAAAAACTTGATGGTCAGGTACAGCTCTCTGAAATCATAACCACAGTTTTTGATGAATTCGAGGACGTTCCGACCTCCGTTCATATGGAAATCGAACAACTGATGAGTGATTTCCAAAAAGAGGGCTTGGTGGAATGTCTTTAG
- a CDS encoding glycosyltransferase: MSNPKKILTLGHSYCIALNRTVMRELARNTGMSVTVVCPRFFHGDLRDIHVEPEPLGSPLRVIAVDVYLSKSIHLFFYNPSQIHQILSQEHFDEAILWEEPYIVSGYQIARKLNKVGIPFSFYSCQNIFKKYPFPFRFFESRVFSWAKSLLACGRLVEDTHRAKGFTQPSEVVPFFVDSERFQPLDPAQKIKLQQEKGLQPFVIGFMGRWTAEKGCSLFMRVLDRIPKEKGWSALILGSGPMETEFRQWIARNNYSERVQLKSLKHDDVPQWLPLCDALLCPSQTTLQWKEQFGRMLIEGFSSGVPIIASRSGEIPFVVDDAGILVDENDEEAWLQQVIQLMDRPELQEKLRDRGLKRSKIFSAKAIAQQYFNLLK, translated from the coding sequence ATGTCGAACCCCAAAAAGATCCTCACTCTAGGTCACTCCTACTGCATCGCTCTTAATCGCACAGTGATGAGGGAATTGGCAAGAAACACCGGGATGAGTGTGACCGTGGTTTGCCCTCGATTTTTTCATGGGGATCTTCGTGATATTCATGTTGAGCCGGAGCCCTTAGGAAGTCCTCTACGTGTCATTGCTGTTGATGTGTATCTCTCCAAGTCCATCCACTTGTTTTTTTATAATCCCTCTCAAATCCATCAAATTCTTTCACAGGAACATTTTGATGAAGCCATCCTTTGGGAAGAGCCTTACATTGTCTCTGGATATCAGATTGCAAGAAAACTCAACAAAGTTGGAATTCCTTTTAGCTTCTATTCCTGTCAGAACATTTTTAAAAAGTATCCATTTCCCTTTCGTTTTTTCGAGTCTCGAGTTTTCTCATGGGCCAAGTCGCTTTTAGCGTGTGGTCGCTTGGTCGAGGACACTCATCGCGCCAAAGGATTTACTCAACCGTCCGAAGTTGTTCCCTTCTTTGTAGATTCCGAAAGATTTCAACCTCTAGATCCGGCGCAAAAAATAAAACTTCAGCAGGAGAAAGGCCTCCAGCCCTTTGTCATTGGTTTTATGGGGCGATGGACGGCGGAAAAAGGCTGCTCATTGTTCATGCGAGTTCTTGATCGAATTCCCAAGGAGAAAGGGTGGAGCGCGCTGATTCTTGGAAGCGGTCCGATGGAGACTGAGTTTCGTCAGTGGATCGCTAGAAATAATTACTCCGAGCGTGTTCAGTTGAAAAGTCTAAAGCATGACGACGTTCCCCAGTGGTTGCCTCTCTGTGATGCGCTCCTGTGCCCCAGTCAAACCACTCTCCAATGGAAAGAACAGTTTGGAAGGATGTTGATTGAAGGGTTTTCATCGGGAGTTCCTATCATCGCCAGTCGATCCGGTGAGATTCCGTTCGTCGTTGATGATGCGGGAATTCTTGTGGACGAAAATGATGAAGAGGCTTGGTTGCAACAGGTGATTCAACTGATGGATCGACCCGAGTTGCAGGAAAAGCTAAGAGATCGTGGTCTAAAGCGCTCCAAAATATTTTCTGCGAAAGCCATTGCTCAGCAGTATTTCAATTTACTCAAATAA
- a CDS encoding glycosyltransferase family 4 protein, which yields MVKKLIIAIHDLHPWGGQDKSNLEILYPVNKDVPMELHAYQFIDQRPWPQLKFIPYSVKFTKIFLVKQFHYIFMTTLHFIWRYRKSIRRKNQIWIQTTGTASLIADIIQVQFIHSSWQKIIDNFEVKSTISGWKAIYQGLISSWNAALEQLVFTPNRKYIAISHAIKKELISEFSIPEKNIITIYHGVDTEEFCPHSSTSTSTSTRQRLRKELGVNDDDYVLLHVGALNERKGVNTAISTLGYLHKNGIENVHYVAIGSGDRQILSELAEAEGVKSKVHFISHSKNVRDYYWASDIFFFPTVYEPFGLVVLEAMASGLCTVVSSTAGASELVTHKTNGLLIKNIFDPTTMGDQLTSLIKDKALQEKLSTEARALALKNSWQHVADNYLAFYKTLKRDDSRGGP from the coding sequence ATGGTCAAAAAGCTCATTATCGCAATTCACGACTTACACCCTTGGGGCGGCCAAGATAAGTCGAATCTCGAAATTCTTTACCCGGTCAACAAAGACGTGCCGATGGAGCTTCATGCCTATCAGTTCATCGATCAGCGCCCTTGGCCTCAATTAAAGTTTATCCCCTACTCTGTGAAATTCACCAAAATCTTCCTAGTTAAACAATTTCATTACATTTTCATGACCACCCTCCATTTTATTTGGCGCTACCGCAAGAGCATTCGTCGCAAAAATCAGATCTGGATTCAGACCACCGGCACCGCATCGCTCATTGCCGATATCATTCAAGTTCAGTTTATCCATTCATCATGGCAAAAAATCATTGATAACTTCGAAGTGAAGTCAACAATCAGCGGTTGGAAGGCGATTTATCAAGGACTGATCAGCTCTTGGAATGCAGCGCTTGAGCAATTGGTCTTTACCCCTAACCGAAAATACATTGCCATCTCTCATGCCATCAAAAAGGAACTGATCAGTGAATTTTCGATCCCCGAAAAAAACATCATTACGATCTATCATGGCGTCGACACGGAGGAGTTCTGCCCACACTCTTCCACTTCCACCTCGACGAGCACTCGCCAACGTTTGAGAAAAGAGCTTGGTGTTAACGACGATGATTATGTCTTGCTTCATGTCGGCGCTCTCAACGAAAGAAAAGGAGTCAATACCGCCATCAGCACCCTCGGTTACCTTCATAAAAATGGGATCGAGAACGTTCATTACGTCGCGATTGGAAGCGGAGATCGACAGATTCTCTCTGAGCTGGCCGAGGCCGAGGGCGTAAAAAGTAAGGTTCACTTTATTTCACATTCCAAAAACGTACGCGATTATTACTGGGCATCGGATATTTTCTTTTTCCCAACGGTTTATGAGCCCTTTGGTCTTGTCGTCCTCGAGGCGATGGCCAGTGGACTTTGCACGGTGGTCTCGAGTACGGCGGGAGCCTCGGAGCTCGTCACCCATAAGACCAATGGTTTACTGATCAAGAATATTTTTGACCCGACCACCATGGGGGATCAATTGACTTCACTCATCAAAGACAAGGCCCTTCAAGAAAAACTCTCCACCGAGGCCCGCGCTCTCGCCTTAAAAAATTCTTGGCAACATGTCGCCGATAACTACCTCGCCTTTTACAAGACTCTAAAAAGGGATGATTCTCGAGGAGGACCATGA
- a CDS encoding glycosyltransferase family 4 protein → MIQKKILIPSYDFKPALGGVANYVHEVATSWAKLGHKVTVLARTQEGDKAFDEQVPYTVVRIPTPQTAILTLPMFSKNIRWLSETLEPDFIFCPLWFPDGAATYLSRVKTIPFFLAAHGSEVFLTKDSLKHTVRTVFLGILQKGVFSSAKKIFAVSNYTKNALHALPGVRPNSVIVANNGVNPDVFYKKHLEFPLEPSLKGKKLLLTVTRLHAYKGVDSVLKALPHVIKNVPDTHYLVVGKGPDRERLEALAKDLGVSAHVTFLGAVSYEQVIDLYNTATLFVLLSREELPDVEGFGLVFLEAAACGLPSLGGHSGGIPDAIDDMRSGWLVDPTSISDIEVKLTNLLSSPQILKSAAEYGLETAPLRTWETTARTILENIYEN, encoded by the coding sequence ATGATTCAAAAGAAAATTCTAATTCCCTCCTATGATTTTAAACCGGCCCTGGGCGGTGTTGCTAATTATGTTCACGAAGTCGCAACCAGTTGGGCTAAGCTCGGACATAAAGTGACTGTCCTCGCCCGAACTCAAGAGGGCGATAAAGCGTTTGACGAGCAAGTGCCTTACACCGTCGTAAGAATTCCCACTCCTCAAACCGCGATTTTAACTTTACCGATGTTTTCAAAAAACATTCGATGGCTCTCTGAGACATTGGAACCTGATTTTATTTTTTGCCCACTGTGGTTCCCCGACGGCGCAGCCACTTATCTCTCGCGAGTCAAAACTATTCCGTTTTTCCTAGCCGCTCATGGCAGCGAAGTCTTTTTAACCAAAGATTCATTAAAACACACGGTGCGCACCGTTTTTTTGGGCATTTTACAAAAAGGGGTTTTCTCTTCGGCAAAAAAAATATTTGCTGTCAGTAACTACACTAAAAATGCCCTGCATGCACTGCCTGGAGTAAGACCCAATTCTGTGATCGTCGCCAACAACGGGGTTAATCCTGACGTTTTTTATAAAAAACATTTAGAGTTCCCACTAGAGCCGTCTCTTAAAGGAAAGAAACTTCTGTTGACCGTCACGCGCCTGCATGCCTACAAGGGCGTCGACTCGGTTCTTAAAGCGTTACCTCATGTGATAAAGAACGTTCCCGACACCCACTATCTTGTTGTTGGTAAAGGACCCGATCGCGAACGTTTGGAAGCTTTAGCTAAAGATTTAGGGGTCAGTGCTCATGTCACATTCCTGGGGGCCGTCTCCTACGAGCAGGTGATTGACCTCTACAACACCGCCACCCTATTTGTCCTTTTGTCTCGAGAGGAACTTCCCGATGTGGAAGGCTTTGGTTTGGTGTTTCTCGAAGCGGCCGCCTGCGGACTTCCCTCTCTCGGGGGCCACAGCGGCGGTATTCCCGATGCGATCGATGACATGCGCTCGGGATGGCTGGTTGATCCGACATCTATTTCTGACATCGAAGTGAAGCTCACCAATCTCTTATCGTCTCCACAAATTCTTAAATCCGCGGCAGAGTATGGTTTAGAGACAGCCCCCCTGCGCACTTGGGAAACGACCGCACGTACAATCCTAGAAAACATTTATGAAAACTGA